The Silene latifolia isolate original U9 population chromosome X, ASM4854445v1, whole genome shotgun sequence genome contains the following window.
TCGTGCCGAGGGACCTTTTCAGGTAATTTCTCGTGTTAATGACAATGCTTATAAGGTCGAATTGCCCGGAGACTACGGTGTTCATGCCACATTTAACGTGGGTGATTTGTCCCCATATGTCGATGATGACGGTCTTGaagaattgaggtcaattcctttcgaagggggaggggatgatacgGGTACGGATCCGAATAACACTACTCCAAATGACACTACTCAAGTCTCGTTATTTTCAAGCTCGGCGTCTCGGTTCGTGAGCTTGATTTCATACGTTGGATTTGCCTAGTTACAAGATTCCTACAATATTCAAGTTCCACTTTAAATTTAGTTAATTAAGGGATTGTTCTCCCTGTTTTCGTGAGTGTTGTTTATGCGTGTTTAATGGCCTTTAGCGGCTAGAATTATGGCTTAAAGTAGGGGATTACTTTCCATGTTTTCTGGGTTGTTTTGCTGGAATTAGGGCCTAAAGTAGGGGATTATTAAAATCATTAGTGGCCCTCTTAAAGCCTTGAACGGCTGTCTAGGAAAAGGCTATTTATAGTCTTcaattttattgtattgtcattcacAGTTTAATCAAAAATCATAATTTGCTTGTTGGCATTTTTTTGTTAATTGTTCAAACGCGTCTTTGAATTTTTAACTTGATCGTTCTCAATAGGTCTTGGGATCGTTCGTCGTTgtggaattataggtctaattcttCAACTATCTATCCGTTTCAACTTACAATATATTCGAACTTCGTTCGCATATCTTAATTTCGCTTCCGTATATTTAAATTCGTATCAGTTTTCTTGCTGGATAATCCGTGTGGATTTCGTCTGATTGCAACTCTGTTTGGAGGGGTTTTTAACTTTTATGTTGTTGGGGACATTCGGATTATTGTATGTTGTTAATTAGTTTTACATGGATTGAATTTGTCCGTACAAAAGAGAATAACCACTGAAAAAACACTTTGTCGTAACTCGTAATGTATACattgatttttttttccttttgttgACGAAGTATCATGGATGGCTTTAGATGATAGTGCACCATTGGTCATGTGACTTGTAGGTGTCGTTATGGTAGCCTTAGAAGCTTTAGACTACAATAATTTAGTGTCTATCATCTTGATACATGATGTCATCTCTGTTTTTCAGTGGGCAAATTTTGCTTCTTTAATTATCTGCTTTTCGCATGATATTATTAGTATTGTGCTATTGTGAATGATTATACTCTTATAATTGTTTATAATCATATGTATAGAGCGTTAGACCAATTGAGTTTTCTGGTCATATATTTTCCTATATACATTAAGATGAGTATATAGAGTAAATTTTAATGTCGAGTGATTCAAAATTTTATTATTTAGAGAATAGCCACAACATCTCTAATTAATTAAAatttttattttggaatcatgtGTGGAAACTAGACATTATTTGTGATTAGTCGTATGTAATATAATAAGACTTACCCATAGGAATCTTGTTGTATGTATTTGTATGACTAATTAGGATGATATATTGAATCTTATTTCTTAATCTACACACAGGAGTTAAGAGATGTATATGGTTTGATAgtcactacaaaaagaattaaaacaggcgactgattttggcgactgaaatcagtcgccaaacgtcagtcgcggaccttagtcgccttttctagctttggcgactaaagtcggtcgccaaatttggcgatcgAAAAATCGATCGCCAAATGACTAAAATGGCGATCGatagggtagtcgccaaattggcgtcGATTTGCATAGTCGCCAAATTAGGATCAATTGCGATCGCCATATCTAAATTCGAtcgccaaatttgggtgacgAGCGATGATTTGGTTTGAGAAATTTGGCGATCGAATTGGGATTTGGCGACGAATTTgatcgccaaaatggcgactaccATAAATcgatcgccaatttggcgatcaaTTTTCGATCGCAAATCTCAATTCGATCGCCAAAGCCTttgtatgttttggtggtttttttcgttttcattgctagccaaatatttacaacctgcatacaaaccgatgttccacaacaccatacatcccaaatttcaacacacacaacaccatacatttcaacccaacacctccattttctcaaacttcatttcatatattgaaaatgaaagttttacaaacTAAGGTATTCtaatgttcaagtctaaagttcaagttttacaagcttacatgctaaaatcatcttacttggaagccaacaccggctccactccccccaggtggaccatgcggatcatttggatcgtagttgggtctaggtccggggttacaaccttgccaccaattctcaaacatttccattctttccttcatttggcggaattcttcatcacgtttggcaagttcttcatcacgtttggcatcacgttcatcacgctctcttatttgattttgaagttgactaataattcccggttgatacgtgttgctgggaattgttgaagtcgatcttctacgcgttttctcatagaaagccggtgttgaacttccggtaccatacacgtgccctttcttgaagccatccaccaactcataccatatgtcattatccggtttttctggattgacggctttttcttgttcaaatgcttcctacaatattaaacaaatggttgtaagttaatatggtaaccatcttatatacgacattttaaaagagaataaattaacaaaaattaagtgttacggaaaacttacatataattgcttgtcttttggcttagtccaagttctaacccctttgtggtcaaccctggaatgcgtgtccagAAACAGTTCCGGTATCGTCGCAATCGGctgtgacttcttctttcctttctgaatgaaaaaaaaaacatacatgttagaaaatcaacaaaaaatctaacataaaataaacatgttgcattgaaaacaaaaaaaaagtgtgaaataatagacaaacttacacccaacatacgattccagaacgatcgtgaacccgcgtaatgagtaggctcgttcacggcgtcttcctttcctcctcttttgttgagggatgcttgcttagacttcttctgaaaagcttcacttttggtatgctttattaagccttcatacttgtcacctgcaattacacatatgaaatcataactaataagttactggtattatttataatataagagagtatatgctaattaatacaaataacaaaacaagttaattaaatacctttcatgtggtctggttcctttgggcgcctaattaccttccaaatcacgtcccgatatcgtcgagtaccgacgtcattgtacctgttacggacattctgttcttgagacggtgaccaagcaaatgatagctacaaaaaaaaagcgacaaaatttcatattagtataaaataaaagtataaccttggttcttaaaaagtttatcaaaattaattatttggtttctaaaacaaagaattatggaaaatatatacccgaaagttattgaaccacgcctctcTTTGTGCAtgagaagcttgtgtccacgatgtaggaattggacccacgaaattagtcttcgtgattttcgtgacacctcgtatcacgcaatcgtccataaacctgcatttattttgaacatgtaaaattacaaacaattattattttacaaaaaaaaaaaaagaaataaaaatagtagactaataaagaataaaacttaccataatcccgccggctcaagaatcatccgatgatctgaagtgtaccgtatcggcacccgtggtggctcgtcggtagcgtcagtctcctcaccgtcaccgtctatctgcatcggatcctcctgcacaaactcctcctcctcctcctccggacgcgtactctgtccagaacctgagccgcctccacgcttcctacctcgacctgctccagccatctgcagtaatacaaataaaaattaacacaaataatgataaatgaaaattatacagacttctaaattttaataatttactcttgaggaatacaaaattataccaatttaatcatcttcatctccaaacccctcgtcctcatcctcatcctcttcctcatcctcatcatcgtcatcatcatcatcataatcatcttcatctccaaacccctcgtccttccttcttttctcctcctcccttctcct
Protein-coding sequences here:
- the LOC141623891 gene encoding uncharacterized protein LOC141623891, with translation MAGAGRGRKRGGGSGSGQSTRPEEEEEEFVQEDPMQIDGDGEETDATDEPPRVPIRYTSDHRMILEPAGLWFMDDCVIRGVTKITKTNFVGPIPTSWTQASHAQREAWFNNFRLSFAWSPSQEQNVRNRYNDVGTRRYRDVIWKVIRRPKEPDHMKGDKYEGLIKHTKSEAFQKKSKQASLNKRGGKEDAVNEPTHYAGSRSFWNRMLGKGKKKSQPIATIPELFLDTHSRVDHKGVRTWTKPKDKQLYEAFEQEKAVNPEKPDNDIWYELVDGFKKGHVYGTGSSTPAFYEKTRRRSTSTIPSNTYQPGIISQLQNQIRERDERDAKRDEELAKRDEEFRQMKERMEMFENWWQGCNPGPRPNYDPNDPHGPPGGSGAGVGFQVR